In one window of Streptomyces griseus subsp. griseus DNA:
- a CDS encoding MMPL family transporter, with protein MAAIARWCIKHRLLAVLIWLAALGGTAAAAGFAGSAYSNDYEVPGTESGRATELLSRGFTDLGGDTDTVVWHTTGSTVRDADVEQAVTRTLHAIDALPGVGAVTGPYGAEGTGRISEDGRTAYATVTFDRPADEIPVSQAQALVDTAKGAEGDGLQVELGGTAVALTEAPSVHVAEAIGVVVAAVVLFLAFGSLAASLLPIATALVSVGTAYAGIVLLGHVMTVADFAPMLGMLIGLGVGIDYALFIVTRHRRGLRRGMSVDEAAQNAVTTTGRAVVFAGATVCIALLGMLILRLSFLNGVAIAASLTVVLTVAASVTLLPALLSRIGMRALSRRERRRLAEHGPRPELPTGFAARWSAFVERHPKLLGGIAAVVMTVLALPALGLHLGTSDQGNNPATATTRQAYDLLSDGFGPGVNGPLTIAAQLDGADDRLALDSLPEKLRTTEGVASVSPLTYNSGGDTAFLTVVPDSSPQSRQTSELVDRIRQDVLPPVKDTSSLETYVGGVTASYDDFAEIIVGKLPLFVGVVIGLGCLLLLLAFRSIGIPVKAAVMNVAAVASSFGVVVAVFQWGWGSELLGLGSAGPIEPFLPVIMVSVLFGLSMDYQVFLVGRMYEEWLETGDNRRSVRVGLAETSRVINSAAVIMISVFLAFVLSGDRVIAMFGIALATAVALDAFVLRTLLVPALMHMLGGANWWLPGWLERRLPRISIEPPDCAVDRAKIPGARVTEEDAAAAEEEHDVRPIPG; from the coding sequence TTGGCCGCCATCGCCCGCTGGTGCATCAAGCACCGTCTGCTCGCCGTCCTCATCTGGCTCGCCGCCCTCGGCGGCACGGCCGCCGCGGCGGGGTTCGCGGGTTCCGCGTACTCCAACGACTACGAGGTGCCCGGTACGGAGTCCGGCCGGGCCACCGAGCTGCTCTCGCGCGGCTTCACCGACCTCGGCGGCGACACCGACACCGTGGTCTGGCACACCACCGGCTCCACGGTCCGGGACGCCGACGTCGAACAGGCGGTGACCCGCACCCTCCACGCCATCGACGCCCTGCCCGGCGTCGGCGCGGTCACCGGCCCGTACGGCGCCGAGGGCACCGGCCGGATCAGCGAGGACGGCCGCACCGCCTACGCCACGGTCACCTTCGACCGCCCCGCCGACGAGATCCCCGTCTCCCAGGCCCAAGCCCTCGTGGACACCGCGAAGGGCGCCGAGGGGGACGGGCTCCAGGTCGAACTGGGCGGCACCGCCGTCGCCCTCACCGAGGCGCCCTCCGTCCATGTCGCCGAGGCGATCGGTGTGGTCGTCGCGGCCGTGGTCCTCTTCCTCGCCTTCGGCTCGCTCGCCGCCAGCCTGCTGCCCATCGCCACCGCCCTGGTCTCCGTGGGCACCGCCTACGCGGGCATCGTGCTGCTCGGCCATGTGATGACCGTGGCGGACTTCGCCCCGATGCTCGGCATGCTCATCGGGCTCGGCGTCGGCATCGACTACGCCCTCTTCATCGTCACCCGGCACCGCCGAGGGCTCCGGCGCGGGATGTCCGTCGACGAAGCCGCCCAGAACGCCGTCACCACCACCGGACGCGCGGTGGTCTTCGCCGGGGCCACCGTCTGCATCGCGCTGCTCGGCATGCTGATCCTGCGGCTCAGCTTCCTCAACGGCGTCGCCATCGCCGCCTCGCTCACCGTCGTCCTCACCGTGGCCGCCTCCGTCACCCTGCTGCCCGCCCTGCTCTCCCGGATAGGGATGCGGGCCCTCAGCCGCCGCGAACGCCGCCGGCTCGCCGAACACGGGCCGCGCCCCGAGCTGCCCACCGGCTTCGCCGCCCGCTGGTCCGCCTTCGTGGAGCGCCACCCCAAGCTGCTCGGCGGGATCGCGGCCGTCGTCATGACCGTCCTCGCCCTGCCCGCCCTCGGTCTCCACCTCGGCACCTCCGACCAGGGCAACAACCCGGCCACCGCGACCACCCGGCAGGCCTACGACCTGCTCTCCGACGGCTTCGGCCCCGGCGTCAACGGCCCCCTCACCATCGCCGCCCAGCTGGACGGCGCCGACGACCGGCTCGCACTGGACTCACTGCCCGAGAAGCTCCGTACCACCGAAGGCGTCGCCTCGGTCAGCCCGCTCACGTACAACAGCGGCGGCGACACCGCCTTCCTCACCGTCGTCCCCGACTCCTCGCCCCAGTCGCGGCAGACCAGCGAGCTGGTCGACCGCATCCGGCAGGACGTGCTCCCGCCGGTGAAGGACACCAGCTCGCTGGAGACGTACGTCGGCGGGGTGACGGCGAGCTACGACGACTTCGCCGAGATCATCGTCGGCAAGCTGCCCCTCTTCGTCGGGGTCGTCATCGGCCTCGGCTGCCTGCTCCTCCTGCTGGCCTTCCGCTCCATCGGCATCCCGGTCAAGGCCGCCGTGATGAACGTGGCCGCCGTCGCCTCCTCCTTCGGCGTCGTCGTCGCCGTCTTCCAGTGGGGCTGGGGGAGCGAGCTGCTCGGGCTCGGCAGCGCCGGGCCCATCGAACCCTTCCTCCCCGTGATCATGGTCTCGGTCCTCTTCGGCCTCTCCATGGACTACCAGGTCTTCCTGGTCGGCCGGATGTACGAGGAGTGGCTGGAGACCGGCGACAACCGGCGCTCGGTCCGGGTCGGCCTCGCCGAGACCAGCCGGGTGATCAACTCCGCCGCCGTGATCATGATCTCCGTCTTCCTCGCCTTCGTGCTCAGCGGCGACCGGGTGATCGCCATGTTCGGCATCGCGCTCGCCACCGCCGTCGCCCTGGACGCCTTCGTCCTGCGCACCCTGCTGGTCCCCGCCCTGATGCACATGCTCGGCGGCGCCAACTGGTGGCTGCCGGGCTGGCTGGAGCGCCGGCTGCCCCGGATCAGCATCGAGCCGCCCGACTGCGCGGTGGACCGTGCGAAGATCCCGGGTGCGCGCGTCACGGAGGAGGACGCCGCGGCGGCAGAGGAGGAGCACGATGTTCGCCCTATCCCTGGGTGA
- a CDS encoding GNAT family N-acetyltransferase: MFALSLGDDLGGGRAELRPLEVWRAEEFLAHMDRARELVDPWIPFASAATDLDSARALLQRYADKQAADTGRLFGIWLEGTLVGGVLFRIFDAAQGNCEIGVWLEPAAQGRGLITRAAEHLIDWAVYERGMHRVEWDASAANTRSIAVAKRLGMTRDGVLRQNYLYRGVRHDSEIWSVLAPEWRARTGR; this comes from the coding sequence ATGTTCGCCCTATCCCTGGGTGACGACCTGGGCGGTGGCCGGGCGGAGCTGCGCCCGCTGGAGGTCTGGCGGGCCGAGGAGTTCCTCGCCCATATGGACCGGGCCCGGGAGCTGGTCGACCCGTGGATCCCGTTCGCCTCCGCCGCCACCGACCTGGACTCGGCGCGCGCCCTGCTCCAGCGGTACGCGGACAAGCAGGCGGCGGACACCGGACGGCTCTTCGGCATCTGGCTGGAGGGCACGCTCGTCGGCGGGGTCCTGTTCCGGATCTTCGACGCGGCCCAGGGCAACTGCGAGATCGGCGTCTGGCTGGAGCCCGCGGCCCAGGGCCGGGGCCTGATCACCCGTGCCGCCGAGCACCTGATCGACTGGGCGGTGTACGAGCGCGGCATGCACCGCGTCGAGTGGGACGCCTCCGCCGCCAACACCCGCTCCATCGCGGTGGCCAAGCGGCTCGGCATGACCCGCGACGGGGTGCTGCGGCAGAACTACCTCTACCGGGGCGTACGCCACGACTCGGAGATCTGGTCCGTGCTGGCCCCGGAATGGCGGGCCCGCACGGGACGCTGA
- a CDS encoding DUF6191 domain-containing protein, with product MFNFFEELFAPGRKHGADEQKRLELSRVDVAAGDPGRGPIDLTSGKVTVRAPEGEPAAGGDRERHMREAPLEQDAVLAPRTRLVTEPVGGREARGDGDDGRDGPPGR from the coding sequence GTGTTCAATTTCTTCGAGGAGCTCTTCGCCCCGGGGCGCAAGCACGGCGCCGACGAGCAGAAGCGGCTGGAGCTGAGCCGGGTGGATGTCGCCGCCGGCGATCCGGGCCGTGGCCCGATAGACCTCACCTCCGGCAAGGTGACCGTCCGCGCCCCGGAGGGGGAGCCGGCCGCCGGCGGGGACCGCGAGCGCCACATGCGGGAGGCACCCTTGGAGCAGGACGCCGTGCTCGCCCCGCGCACCCGTCTCGTCACGGAGCCGGTGGGCGGCCGGGAGGCCCGGGGCGACGGGGACGACGGTCGCGACGGGCCGCCCGGGCGCTGA
- a CDS encoding PQQ-dependent sugar dehydrogenase — translation MVAALATASLVLSAACSTGGEEGASGTGAASPTASQSSGTPSPGASADLPPAKGSAKVVSTLTEGLKSPWGLTALPGGDLLVASRDEGTVHRIDGESGKQTLLGSVPGVSPAGEGGLLGLAVPSTFAADGWVYAYLTTTSDNRIVRMSYDEKRPAGQQLGAPDTILRGIPKGNIHNGGRIAFGPDKMLYAGTGETGDTGLAQDKESLAGKILRMTPDGEPVHGNPEADSVVYSYGHRNVQGLAWDARKRLWAAEFGQNTWDELNLIEPGGNYGWPEAEGEEGKDGFIDPVAQWKTSEASPSGIAYAAGSVWMAGLRGERLWRIPLSGDSGKEPLADPQSFLDEKHGRLRTVVSAGGDRLWLVTSNTDGRGGPKPGDDRILLVEVE, via the coding sequence GTGGTGGCCGCGCTGGCGACGGCCTCGCTGGTCCTCTCCGCCGCGTGCTCCACGGGCGGGGAGGAGGGTGCGTCCGGTACGGGCGCCGCCTCGCCGACCGCCTCGCAGAGCTCCGGCACCCCGTCACCGGGCGCGTCGGCCGACCTGCCGCCCGCCAAGGGCTCGGCGAAGGTCGTCTCGACGCTGACCGAGGGGCTGAAGTCACCGTGGGGGCTGACCGCCCTGCCGGGCGGTGACCTGCTGGTCGCCTCGCGTGACGAGGGGACGGTCCACCGCATCGACGGCGAGAGCGGGAAGCAGACCCTGCTCGGCTCGGTGCCCGGGGTCTCCCCGGCGGGCGAGGGCGGTCTGCTGGGGCTCGCGGTCCCCTCGACGTTCGCGGCGGACGGCTGGGTGTACGCCTACCTCACCACCACGTCGGACAACCGGATCGTCCGCATGAGCTACGACGAGAAGCGCCCGGCCGGACAGCAGCTCGGCGCCCCGGACACCATCCTGCGCGGCATCCCCAAGGGCAACATCCACAACGGCGGCCGGATCGCGTTCGGCCCGGACAAGATGCTGTACGCGGGCACCGGCGAGACCGGGGACACCGGGCTCGCCCAGGACAAGGAGTCGTTGGCGGGCAAGATCCTTCGGATGACCCCCGACGGGGAGCCGGTCCACGGCAACCCGGAGGCGGACTCGGTGGTGTATTCGTACGGGCACCGCAATGTGCAGGGGCTCGCCTGGGACGCGCGGAAGCGGCTCTGGGCGGCCGAGTTCGGCCAGAACACCTGGGACGAGCTCAACCTGATCGAGCCCGGCGGCAACTACGGGTGGCCCGAGGCGGAGGGCGAGGAGGGCAAGGACGGGTTCATCGACCCGGTGGCCCAGTGGAAGACCTCCGAGGCCTCGCCGAGCGGTATCGCGTACGCCGCGGGCTCCGTCTGGATGGCCGGGTTGCGCGGTGAGCGGCTCTGGCGCATCCCGCTCTCCGGCGACTCGGGGAAGGAACCATTGGCCGACCCCCAGTCGTTCCTGGATGAGAAGCACGGCCGGCTGCGCACCGTGGTGAGCGCGGGCGGCGACCGGCTCTGGCTGGTCACCAGCAACACGGACGGCCGGGGCGGGCCGAAGCCCGGGGACGACCGGATCCTGCTGGTCGAAGTGGAGTAG
- a CDS encoding 2-hydroxyacid dehydrogenase gives MTATTAGATRADVWLPFPAEEIEGLPEGLDYLFWDGGEEYPGDPAHCVYYVVPYMKGSEIAVRPMGAMSAVQVVQTLSAGIDHVEPGLGLLHAGVRLCNAKGVHEASTAELTLALILASLRDIPGFVHGQDNEEWRSGFYPALADKSVLIVGYGSIGAAIEDRLAPFECARVARVARSARTTERGPVHTLDDLPALLPAADVVVLSTPLNPSTQGLVDADFLAAMPDGALLVNVARGGVVDTEALLAELGSGRLRAALDVTDPEPLPSGHPLWHAPNVLITPHVGGSTSAFEPRAKRLLAAQLTRFAAGEPLVNVVSTTG, from the coding sequence ATGACTGCGACGACTGCCGGCGCGACGCGTGCCGATGTATGGCTGCCTTTTCCGGCCGAGGAGATCGAGGGGCTCCCCGAAGGCCTCGACTACCTCTTCTGGGACGGGGGTGAGGAGTATCCCGGGGACCCCGCGCACTGTGTGTACTACGTCGTCCCCTATATGAAGGGTTCCGAGATCGCCGTCCGGCCGATGGGCGCCATGAGCGCCGTCCAGGTCGTACAGACACTCTCGGCGGGCATCGACCATGTGGAGCCCGGACTAGGCCTGTTGCACGCCGGCGTACGCCTCTGCAACGCCAAGGGGGTCCACGAGGCGTCCACGGCGGAGCTGACGCTCGCCCTGATCCTGGCCTCCCTGCGCGACATCCCCGGCTTCGTCCACGGTCAGGACAACGAGGAGTGGCGGTCCGGGTTCTACCCGGCGCTCGCCGACAAGTCCGTTCTCATCGTGGGGTACGGCTCCATCGGCGCGGCCATCGAGGACCGGCTCGCGCCCTTCGAGTGCGCGCGGGTCGCACGCGTCGCGCGCTCCGCCCGGACCACCGAGCGCGGCCCCGTACACACACTCGACGACCTCCCGGCCCTGCTGCCCGCCGCCGACGTCGTCGTCCTCTCCACCCCGCTGAACCCCTCCACGCAAGGGCTGGTGGACGCCGACTTCCTCGCGGCGATGCCGGACGGGGCGCTCCTCGTCAACGTCGCCCGGGGCGGAGTCGTGGACACCGAGGCCCTGTTGGCCGAACTGGGATCCGGACGGCTGCGGGCCGCACTCGACGTGACCGACCCGGAACCGCTGCCGTCCGGCCATCCTCTCTGGCATGCTCCGAATGTCTTGATCACGCCTCATGTGGGCGGCAGCACCTCGGCGTTCGAACCGCGCGCCAAGCGGCTGCTGGCCGCACAGCTCACCCGGTTCGCCGCCGGGGAGCCGCTCGTGAACGTCGTCAGCACCACCGGCTGA
- a CDS encoding putative bifunctional diguanylate cyclase/phosphodiesterase: MSALGAWLSPHSATGFSGLRARILLGTVCAGYGIGAAVGWGSPQLARVMGDFGLAAAALVAAVSCFLYARVSAGRLRPAWLLFSVSSLMAACGNAVWGWYEVVLGVPVPTPSAADAFFLCFAPPAIVGLLVLAKRPVTRAGWVCLALDAWLIGGSLLTLAWSLALAHAAHMAGVQDASVGPAALSLAYPLLDIVLVSMVLALHFRRSGANRSAVNTAIAALALTVLCDAVFTSPLLRSTYHSGQLLDAGWFAGSLLLAYAPWGVRSRTAGTDRPGPPRTMSRPIAGSLAALTPYLAAAVCTLGILYNVVEGRRVDRVVIFTGCTVVLALVVRQGIMLLDNIALTQELAQKENHFRSLVQGSSDVIMIAAPSGTLRYVSPAAAGVYGRDAEDLVGAELSSIIHPDDLGRVVHEVRRFLAAPPHEEPTTRIECRFRSGTGDWLHAESTVNRHQGGLLLNSRDVTERVRLQAQLQHNAEHDPLTDLPNRALFTSRVRQALTGRRAGDSGTAVLFIDLDGFKAVNDTIGHQAGDELLIQAARRLQESVRAGDTAARLGGDEFAALIMGDGTRDQGAREYQVHEIADRLRLTLSQPYRIGPSEVRVAASIGVAFAEPGITPTDLMRNADLAMYRAKAGGKDRVELYAPQMQADVVRRSELATRLRTALREGEFALLHQPVVHLASGSVAAVAAQARWRSAQGILFTPAEFLRVTGDDDRTAELGRWLLEEAVKQAADRARAGHPVAVSVRLSATRLMDKALPFGSIEALLTRHGLPSGALMIEVADSDPRISFDDLEQRLVALRRLGVRIALDGFGSGFAAINALRRLPIDVLKLDRNLVEGVVESARLHKITSGLLRIACDLGLQSVADGVDVPEQVLALRAMGCTHGQGMAFSGPLDEYRLRRALVRGQFPVPGVPGPRTVMAGGAIPLLTGSHAETPVPPT; encoded by the coding sequence GTGAGCGCCCTGGGGGCCTGGCTCTCGCCGCACTCCGCCACGGGCTTCTCGGGGCTGCGGGCCCGGATCCTGCTCGGCACCGTCTGCGCCGGATACGGCATCGGGGCGGCCGTCGGCTGGGGCTCACCGCAACTGGCCCGCGTCATGGGTGACTTCGGCCTCGCCGCGGCGGCGCTGGTCGCCGCAGTCTCCTGCTTCCTCTACGCCCGGGTGAGCGCCGGGCGGCTGCGGCCCGCCTGGCTGCTGTTCTCGGTCTCCTCGCTGATGGCCGCCTGCGGCAACGCCGTCTGGGGGTGGTACGAGGTGGTGCTCGGCGTCCCCGTGCCCACCCCGTCGGCGGCCGACGCCTTCTTCCTCTGCTTCGCGCCGCCCGCCATCGTCGGGCTCCTCGTGCTCGCCAAGCGCCCGGTCACCCGGGCCGGCTGGGTCTGCCTGGCCCTGGACGCCTGGCTGATCGGCGGCTCCCTGCTGACCCTCGCCTGGAGCCTCGCCCTGGCCCACGCCGCGCACATGGCGGGCGTCCAGGACGCCAGCGTCGGCCCGGCGGCACTCTCGCTGGCCTACCCGCTGCTGGACATCGTGCTCGTCTCCATGGTGCTCGCGCTGCACTTCCGCCGCTCCGGGGCCAACCGCTCCGCGGTCAACACCGCGATCGCCGCCCTGGCGCTGACCGTCCTGTGCGACGCGGTCTTCACCTCACCGCTGCTGCGCTCCACCTACCACTCGGGCCAGTTGCTGGACGCCGGCTGGTTCGCCGGCTCGCTGCTCCTCGCCTACGCCCCCTGGGGGGTGCGGAGCCGGACGGCCGGCACCGACCGCCCGGGCCCGCCGCGCACCATGAGCCGCCCGATCGCCGGATCGCTGGCCGCGCTCACCCCGTATCTCGCCGCCGCCGTCTGCACGCTCGGCATCCTGTACAACGTGGTCGAGGGCCGCCGGGTGGACCGGGTGGTCATCTTCACCGGCTGCACGGTCGTCCTCGCGCTGGTCGTCCGGCAGGGGATCATGCTGCTGGACAACATCGCCCTCACCCAGGAGCTGGCCCAGAAGGAGAACCACTTCCGCTCCCTGGTGCAGGGCTCCAGCGACGTCATCATGATCGCCGCCCCCAGCGGCACCCTGCGCTACGTCAGCCCCGCCGCCGCCGGGGTCTACGGGCGCGACGCGGAGGACCTCGTCGGCGCCGAGCTCTCCTCGATCATCCACCCCGACGACCTCGGCCGGGTCGTCCACGAGGTGCGGCGCTTCCTCGCCGCCCCGCCCCACGAGGAGCCCACCACCCGCATCGAGTGCCGCTTCCGCTCCGGCACCGGCGACTGGCTGCACGCCGAGTCCACCGTCAACCGGCACCAGGGCGGGCTCCTCCTCAACAGCCGGGACGTCACCGAACGCGTCAGGCTCCAGGCCCAGTTGCAGCACAACGCCGAGCACGACCCGCTCACCGACCTGCCCAACCGGGCCCTGTTCACCTCCCGGGTCCGCCAGGCGCTCACCGGCCGCCGCGCCGGCGACTCCGGCACCGCCGTGCTCTTCATCGACCTCGACGGCTTCAAGGCGGTCAACGACACCATCGGCCACCAGGCGGGCGACGAACTGCTCATCCAGGCCGCCCGCCGCCTCCAGGAGTCCGTCCGGGCCGGGGACACCGCCGCCCGCCTCGGCGGCGACGAGTTCGCCGCGCTCATCATGGGCGACGGCACCCGCGACCAGGGCGCCCGGGAGTACCAGGTCCACGAGATCGCCGACCGGCTCCGCCTCACCCTCTCCCAGCCCTACCGGATCGGCCCCAGCGAGGTCCGGGTGGCCGCCTCCATCGGCGTCGCCTTCGCCGAGCCCGGGATCACCCCCACCGACCTCATGCGCAACGCGGACCTCGCGATGTACCGCGCCAAGGCCGGCGGCAAGGACCGGGTCGAGTTGTACGCCCCCCAGATGCAGGCCGATGTCGTACGCCGCTCCGAGCTTGCCACCCGGCTGCGCACCGCCCTGCGCGAGGGCGAGTTCGCGCTGCTGCACCAGCCGGTCGTGCACCTCGCCAGCGGCTCCGTCGCCGCCGTCGCCGCCCAGGCCCGCTGGCGCTCCGCCCAGGGCATCCTCTTCACCCCCGCCGAGTTCCTCCGGGTCACCGGTGACGACGACCGCACCGCCGAGCTGGGCCGCTGGCTCCTGGAGGAGGCCGTGAAGCAGGCCGCCGACCGGGCCAGGGCCGGACACCCCGTCGCCGTCTCCGTACGCCTGTCCGCCACCCGGCTGATGGACAAGGCCCTGCCCTTCGGCTCCATCGAGGCGCTGCTGACCCGTCACGGGCTGCCCTCGGGGGCCCTGATGATCGAGGTGGCCGACAGCGACCCCCGGATCTCCTTCGACGATCTGGAGCAGCGCCTCGTGGCCCTGCGCCGCCTCGGCGTCCGGATCGCCCTCGACGGCTTCGGCAGCGGTTTCGCCGCGATCAACGCGCTGCGCCGCCTCCCCATCGACGTACTGAAACTCGACCGGAACCTGGTCGAGGGGGTGGTGGAATCGGCCAGGCTGCACAAGATCACCAGCGGGCTGCTCCGGATCGCCTGTGACCTCGGCCTCCAGTCCGTCGCCGACGGGGTCGACGTCCCCGAGCAGGTCCTCGCGCTCCGCGCCATGGGCTGCACCCACGGCCAGGGGATGGCCTTCTCCGGCCCGCTGGACGAGTACCGGCTGCGACGCGCCCTGGTGCGCGGCCAGTTCCCCGTGCCCGGCGTCCCCGGCCCCCGCACGGTGATGGCGGGAGGCGCGATCCCGCTGCTCACCGGATCACATGCTGAGACGCCCGTCCCACCCACTTGA
- a CDS encoding acetolactate synthase large subunit, translating into MPMTEQATGAHHPQPRARTGGQPSVTVEHVTGAQSLIRSLEEVGADTVFGLPGGCILPAYDPLMDSTKVRHVLVRHEQGAGHAATGYAQATGKVGVCMVTSGPGATNLVTPIADAHMDSVPLVAITGQVASKAIGTDAFQEADICGITMPITKHNFLVTKAEDIAHTIAEAFHIASTGRPGPVLVDIAKDALQARTTFSWPPTQDLPGYRPVTKPHAKQIREAAKLITQSRRPVLYVGGGVLKAGATAELKVLAELTGAPVTTTLMALGAFPDSHPLHVGMPGMHGSVTAVTALQKADLIVALGARFDDRVTGKLDSFAPYAKIVHADIDPAEIGKNRTADVPIVGDAREVLADLVQAVQAEHTEGNTGDYSSWWKDLNRWRDTYPLGYDLPEDGSLSPQQVIQRIGKLAPEGTIFTAGVGQHQMWAAHFIDYEQPATWLNSGGAGTMGYAVPAAMGAKAGAPDRTVWAIDGDGCFQMTNQELTTCALNNIPIKVAVINNGALGMVRQWQTLFYNQRYSNTVLHSGADTDGRPAKGTRVPDFVKLSEAMGCYAIRCEDPADLDKVIEEANSINDRPVVIDFIVHEDAMVWPMVAAGTSNDEVQAARGVRPDFGDNEDD; encoded by the coding sequence ATGCCGATGACCGAGCAGGCCACCGGGGCCCACCACCCGCAGCCGCGCGCCCGTACCGGCGGACAGCCGTCCGTCACCGTTGAGCACGTCACGGGCGCGCAGTCCCTCATCCGCTCTCTCGAGGAAGTCGGCGCCGACACGGTATTCGGCCTCCCCGGCGGCTGCATCCTCCCCGCCTACGACCCGCTGATGGACTCCACCAAGGTCCGCCACGTCCTCGTCCGCCACGAGCAGGGCGCGGGCCACGCGGCCACCGGCTACGCGCAGGCCACCGGCAAGGTCGGCGTCTGCATGGTCACCTCGGGTCCCGGCGCCACCAACCTGGTCACCCCGATCGCCGACGCGCACATGGACTCCGTGCCGCTCGTCGCGATCACCGGCCAGGTCGCCTCCAAGGCGATCGGCACCGACGCCTTCCAGGAAGCCGACATCTGCGGCATCACGATGCCGATCACCAAGCACAACTTCCTGGTCACCAAGGCCGAGGACATCGCGCACACCATCGCCGAGGCCTTCCACATCGCCTCCACCGGCCGCCCGGGCCCCGTCCTCGTCGACATCGCCAAGGACGCCCTCCAGGCCCGGACCACCTTCAGCTGGCCGCCCACCCAGGACCTGCCCGGCTACCGGCCCGTCACCAAGCCGCACGCCAAGCAGATCCGCGAAGCGGCCAAGCTGATCACCCAGTCCAGGCGCCCCGTGCTCTACGTCGGCGGCGGCGTCCTCAAGGCCGGCGCCACCGCCGAGCTGAAGGTCCTCGCGGAGCTGACCGGAGCGCCCGTCACCACCACCCTGATGGCGCTCGGCGCCTTCCCCGACAGCCATCCGCTGCACGTGGGGATGCCGGGCATGCACGGTTCGGTCACCGCCGTCACCGCGCTGCAGAAGGCCGACCTGATCGTCGCCCTCGGCGCCCGCTTCGACGACCGCGTCACCGGCAAGCTGGACAGCTTCGCCCCGTACGCCAAGATCGTCCACGCCGACATCGACCCGGCCGAGATCGGCAAGAACCGCACGGCCGACGTCCCGATCGTGGGCGACGCCCGCGAGGTCCTGGCCGACCTGGTCCAGGCAGTCCAGGCCGAGCACACCGAGGGCAACACCGGCGACTACAGCTCCTGGTGGAAGGACCTCAACCGCTGGCGCGACACCTACCCCCTGGGCTACGACCTGCCCGAGGACGGCAGCCTCTCCCCGCAGCAGGTCATCCAGCGCATCGGCAAGCTCGCCCCCGAGGGCACGATCTTCACGGCGGGCGTCGGCCAGCACCAGATGTGGGCCGCCCACTTCATCGACTACGAGCAGCCCGCCACCTGGCTCAACAGCGGCGGCGCCGGGACGATGGGATACGCGGTCCCGGCCGCCATGGGCGCCAAGGCCGGTGCGCCCGACCGCACCGTCTGGGCGATCGACGGCGACGGCTGCTTCCAGATGACCAACCAGGAACTGACCACCTGCGCGCTCAACAACATCCCGATCAAGGTCGCCGTCATCAACAACGGCGCCCTCGGAATGGTCCGCCAGTGGCAGACCCTCTTCTACAACCAGCGCTACTCCAACACCGTGCTGCACTCCGGCGCGGACACGGACGGCCGGCCCGCCAAGGGCACCCGCGTCCCGGACTTCGTCAAGCTGTCCGAGGCCATGGGCTGCTACGCCATCCGCTGCGAGGACCCGGCCGACCTGGACAAGGTCATCGAAGAGGCCAACTCCATCAACGACCGTCCCGTCGTGATCGACTTCATCGTCCACGAGGACGCCATGGTCTGGCCGATGGTCGCCGCCGGCACCTCCAACGACGAGGTCCAGGCCGCGCGCGGCGTCCGCCCCGACTTCGGCGACAACGAAGACGACTGA
- the ilvN gene encoding acetolactate synthase small subunit yields the protein MSEKHTLSVLVENKPGVLARITALFSRRGFNIDSLAVGTTEHPDISRITIVVNVEGLPLEQVTKQLNKLVNVLKIVELEPSAAIQRELVLVKVRADSETRSQIVEIVQLFRAKTVDVSPEAVTIEATGGADKLEAMLKMLEQYGIKELVQSGTIAIGRGARSITDRSLRALDRSA from the coding sequence ATGTCCGAAAAGCACACGCTCTCCGTCCTGGTCGAGAACAAGCCCGGTGTCCTCGCCCGGATCACCGCCCTGTTCTCCCGACGCGGCTTCAACATCGACTCGCTCGCGGTCGGTACCACCGAGCACCCCGACATCTCCCGCATCACCATCGTCGTGAATGTCGAGGGCCTGCCCCTGGAGCAGGTGACCAAGCAGCTCAACAAGCTGGTCAACGTCCTGAAGATCGTCGAACTCGAGCCGTCCGCCGCGATCCAGCGGGAGCTCGTCCTGGTGAAGGTCCGCGCCGACAGCGAGACCCGCTCCCAGATCGTCGAGATCGTCCAGCTGTTCCGCGCCAAGACCGTCGACGTCTCCCCGGAGGCCGTCACGATCGAGGCGACCGGAGGGGCCGACAAGCTGGAGGCGATGCTCAAGATGCTGGAGCAGTACGGCATCAAGGAGCTCGTCCAGTCCGGCACCATCGCCATAGGGCGCGGCGCGCGCTCCATCACCGACCGCTCCCTGCGCGCCCTCGACCGCTCGGCCTGA